Genomic DNA from Rhodothermales bacterium:
GTTCGGGCGCCACGGAACTCCTGACGCGCATCGCCCGGAAGACCCGTATTCCGGTTACGACGACGCTGCACGGACTCGGCGCGTTTCCGGAAAACGACCCGTTGTCGGTGGGCATGCTGGGCATGCACGGCACGTGGTACGCCAACCAGGCGGTGCAGAATTCGGATCTCCTCATCGCCGTCGGCGCCCGGTTTGACGACCGCGTGACCGGCAAGCTGGAAGCCTGGGCGCCGCATGCCCGCATCATCCACATTGACATCGATCCGGCCTGTATCTCGAAGAACGTGCCGGTCGATTGCCCCATTCTCGGGGACGTCAAGGCGGTGCTGGAGGAGATGGAGCCGCAGCTGGTGGAGAAGGACACCGAAGACTGGCTGGCCCGCATCGACGGCTGGCGCAAGGAATGTCCGATGGACTTCGTGCCCGATGGCAAACTGCGCCCGCAGCAGATCATTCAGGCCCTGCGTGAGAAGACCGGCGGCGATGCCGTGGTCGTGACCGACGTGGGTCAGAATCAGATGTGGGCCGCGCAGTTCTTCACGTACGCCCGCACGCGCAGCCACATCACCTCGGGTGGGCTGGGCACGATGGGCTTTTCGCTGCCGGCCGCGATGGGAGCGGCATTCGGCCTGAAGGACACCGGCGTTCCGGTCATCTCGATCAACGGAGACGGTGGCTTCCTGATGAACAGCCAGGAGCTGGGTGTCTGCGCCGCACACGGCCTGCCGGTAAAAATCGTGGTGCTCAACAACAGCTTCCTTGGGATGGTGCGGCAGTGGCAGGAGCTCTTCCATGACGAGCGCTACAGCCATACGGACCTGACACCGACGAATCCCGATTTCGTGGCCCTGGCCAAGGCCTATGGCTGTGAGGGCCTGCGCTGCGAGAGCCCGGATGACGTGCAGGCTACCATCGACGCCGCGTGGGAGATCACGGATCGCCCGGTGCTCATGGAGTTCGCCGTTGTGACCGAAGAAATGGTCTTTCCCATGGTGCCGGCCGGCGCTGCAACGGACGACATGATCACGCAGCGCTTCAACCCCGAACTGTCCGCCTGATATGCCTGAAGCCTCCACGCTAACGCCCCAGCAGATCATCCGTCGCAAGGCGGCCGGTGAGCCGGTTCGCCCCGATGATGAGCCGACGGTTCACCGTCATGTCATCACCGTGCTGCTCGAGAACTCGATCGGCGCGCTGAACCGCGTGACCAACATGTTCTCGGCGCGCGGATTCAATCTGGAGAGCGTCTCGGTCGGCGAAACCGACCGGCCCAATATCTCTCGTCTGACACTTGTCACTACAGGTAATGACCGGATCATCGGTCAGGTGCTTCAGCAGCTAAACAATCTGGTCGACACCCTGCGCGTGGACGACGTGACCGGTCAGGACTACGTGGAGCGTGAACTGTGTCTGATCAAGGTGGCCTATACGGTGGACTCCCGTCCGGCGCTCATGGACATCGTCGGCATCTTTCGCGGCAACGTGATCAACATCACCCCGGACACGATGACGTTTGAGGTCACGGGCCCGACCTCGAAGGTCAATGCCTTCATCGGCATGATGAAGCCGCACGGCATCAGCGAGATCGCCCGATCCGGACGGGTTGCCATGCGTCGCCAACTAGCATTTGAAGACTGATACCCCCAGAGAACGATGAATGTGCACTATGAGGCCGACAAGGCCCTGATCAGAAACCGTCGCGTTGCCGTAATCGGCTACGGCAGCCAGGGACACGCCCATGCGCTCAACCTTCATGAGAGCGGCATCAATGTGTGTGTGGGGCTCCGGCCGGGATCGGCGTCTGCCGAAGCCGCCGGCGCCAAAGGTCTGCCCGTGCTGGCCGTGGAGGACGCCGCCCGATGGGCCGACGTGGTGATGATCCTGATCCCGGACCAGCACCAGAAGGCCGTCTATGAGGCGGACATCCAGGAGCATATTGCCCCCGGCAAGGCGCTGGCTTTCGGACACGGTTTCAATGTGCACTACGGGCAGATCACGCCGCCCGAAGGCGTGGATGTGTTCATGGTCGCTCCCAAGTCTCCCGGGCACCTGGTACGCCGGACCTACACCGAAGGAAACGGTGTGCCGTGCCTGGTGGCCGTGGCCCAGGACGCTTCCGGCCAGGCGCTCGATCTGGCGCTCTCCTATGCGGACGCCATCGGCGGGACGCGGGCCGGTGTCATCGAGACCAATTTCAAGGACGAGACCGAAACTGACCTGTTCGGTGAGCAGGCCGTGCTCTGCGGCGGAGCCGCCGAATTGATCAAGGCCGGCTTCGAAACGCTCACCGAGGCAGGATATCCGGCGGAACTCGCCTACTTCGAGTGCCTTCATGAGCTGAAACTCATTGTCGACCTCTTCTACGAGGGCGGCCTGGAGTACATGAACTACTCCGTTTCCGACACCGCCGAGTACGGCGGCTACTCCCGTGGGCCTCGCGTGGTCACTCCCGAGGTCAAGGAGGAGATGAAGCGCATCCTCGGTGAGGTGCAGTCGGGCGCTTTTGCGCGCGAGTGGATTCAGGAATGCGAAACCGGGGGCGAGCAGCTCGCGGCCTATCGCGCGCAGACGGACCAGCACTCGCTGGAAGTCATCGGCCGCAGGCTGCGTGGCATGATGAGCTGGCTCCGCCCGAACGCCGCATCCGACACGGTCGATTCGCCGGTAGACCGTCAACCTGCAGAAGTGGCCTGAGTGGGCGATGCCTACCGCATAGCGCTCCTTCCCGGAGACGGCATCGGCCCGGAGGTCGCAGGCGCGGCCGTTCGGGTGCTTGATGCCGTGTCGCGGAGGCGCGGCTTTCGGCTGCTGTTTGAGGAATACCTGATCGGCGGGGCCGCGATCGATGCGGCGGGCGCTCCGCTGCCGGCGGATACGCGTTCCGGTTGTGCAGGGGCCGATGCCGTGCTGCTTGGGGCCGTAGGTGGACCTCGCTGGGACCGGGGGACCGGAGATCAGCGGCCCGAAGCAGGTTTGCTCGCGCTGCGCAAGTTGCTGGGCACATACGCCAATCTGCGCCCGGTTTCTGTGCCCGCGGCGCTGGCCAGTCGATCGCCACTCCGGGCCGACCGGGTCTCGGGTGCCGACCTGCTGATCGTGCGCGAACTCACCGGCGGGATCTATTTCGGCCAGCCGCGTCGAGAAGGGACCGAAGAGGCGCTCGATACCATGCGATACTCCGCGCCCGAGGTGCAGCGCATCGCGCGTGTCGCGGGTGAATGGGCCAGGAGGCGTCGCGGTCGCGTGACGTCGGTGGACAAGGCCAATGTGCTCGCATCCTCCCGCCTCTGGCGCTCCGTGGTCATGGAGTTGTTCGAAACGGAATTCCCTGATGTGCAGCTGGCCCACCTCTACGTGGACAACGCTGCCATGCAGCTGGTTCGCCGCCCGACAGATTTCGACGTCATCGTTACCGGCAACCTCTTCGGAGACATTCTCTCCGACCTTGCGGCAACGCTGCCCGGCTCGTTGGGTCTGCTGCCCTCCGCCTCCCTGGGAGATGGTCCTGGCGTATTTGAGCCGGTGCACGGCAGTGCGCCCGACATCGCCGGAAACGACATCGCCAATCCCATAGGCATGATCCTGAGCGCCGCTATGATGCTCGAGCATCTCGGGCAGGCGGATGCCGCGGCAGACATTCGGTTTGGCGTGCACGCCGCGCTGAAGACCGGCCGCATGACCGCAGACCTGGCCGCGGACGACATGGCCATCGGCACCGGGCAATTCACCGATGCCGTCATTGAACACGCCACCCAGGTGGCAGGAACACCCGACCCCGCATGAGCGACCGCGTCATCATTTTCGACACCACCTTGCGTGATGGGGAGCAGGCGCCCGGAGCCTCGATGACCATCCCGGAAAAGATCCAGATCGCCCATCAACTGGCGCGGCTTGGTGTGGATGTCATAGAAGCCGGGTTTCCCATCTCGTCACCCGGCCAATTCGAGGCCGTGCGTCGCGTCGCCTCCGAGGTCGAGGGCCCTGTCATTTGTGGCCTTGCACGCGCGAAGGAGGCAGACATCGAAGCGGCCGGCAAGGCGCTTGAGTCGGGCACAAGGACTCGCATCCACACCTTTATCGCAACGAGCGACATTCACCTCAAGAGCAAGTTTGCCGATCCGCGATACGGCACGACGCTCGACCAGAAGCGGGCGACCATTCTGAAGATGGCGGCCGAGGCCGTGTCCCACGCCCGCAGCTTCACGGACAATGTCGAGTTCAGTGCCGAGGACGCAGGGCGCACCGAGCGGGCCTACCTCTACGAGGTGATTCAGGCCGCCATAGAGGCCGGAGCTACCACGATCAATATTCCGGACACCACCGGCTTCTGCACGCCTGCCGAATACGCCAGTCTCTTCCGTGAGGTCAAGGAGCATTGCTCGCTGGGCGACGACGTGATTCTGTCCGCCCATTGCCACGATGATCTGGGTCTGGCCGTGGCCAACTCGCTCTCCGCGGTACTTGCCGGGGCCCGCCAGATTGAATGCACCATCAACGGAATCGGAGAGCGGGCTGGTAACGCAGCGCTGGAGGAAGTCGTGATGGCCCTTCAGGTGCGAAAGGATCGCTTCGGCATCGAAACCGGGCTGAATCCTCGTCTGCTCTTCGAAACCAGCAGGCTGGTTTCCACTTTCTCGGGTTTCCCCGTGCAGCCGAACAAGGCCATTGTCGGCAAGAACGCGTTCAGTCATGAAGCCGGCATTCACCAGGACGGCGTGCTGAAGGCCCGGGAGACCTATGAGATCATGCGTGCGGAAGATGTGGGACAGGCCGTCGAGGCCATCCGGCTCGGCCGACACTCGGGTCGCCACGGCCTCTTTTCACGCCTTTCCAAGCTGGGCATCCAGGTCGCGGACAAGGATCGGGATGCCATCTACGAACAGTTTCTGAAGCTCGCCGACGCCAAGAAGGAGATCGGCGAAAACGACCTCTACCACCTCGTGCACAAAGACAAACCCAACGCCAACGCCCCGCACTACGAACTGGAATACGCCGCCGCCTCGGTGGCCACCAATGCGGCCCCGGAGGCTGTGGTGCGCATCCGTCACGTCCGCACCGGTCGCGTGGTAGAGCGCGGGGCCACGGGCGATGGGCCCATCGATGCCCTCTACCGCGCGATCGACCACGCCGTGGACGAGAGCCACGACCTCGTCAACTACTCCATCCGCTCCATCACCGAAGGTGCCGACGCGCTGGGTGAAGTCTCGGTGCTCATCGGCATCGGCGGCCCCTGCTTCAACGGTCGGGCCAGTGGCACCGACGTCGTGCTGGCGTCGGCTCAGGCGTACATCAATGCCCTGAACAGTCTTGCCTCGTTCCGGTCTGAAGAGGAGGCGGTGCGCTTTGTGGGCGATGGCATCATGCGTGCGTTTGAAGGGGGCGTGGCCTGATGGCCGGTCAAACCCTGACCCAGAAGATTCTGGCCGCGCACGCGGGCAGAGAGCGCGTCTCCCCAGGTGACAACGTCTGGGTGGACGTGGACATTCTGATGACGCATGATGTCTGTGGTCCGCCGACCATCGACATTTTCAAGCGTGAGTTTGGCGAGCACGCCAGGGTCTGGGACAAGGACAAATTGGTGATCCTGCCGGACCACTACATCTTTACCGAGGACCCGCACGCACGGCGCAACATCGAACTTCTGCGGGCCTTTGCGGCCGAACACGACCTGCCGCACTACTACGATGTGGGCACCGCCCGGTACAAGGGTGTATGCCACGTGGCGCTCGCAGAGGAAGGGTTCAACCGTCCGGGCAATGTGCTCTTCGGCACCGACTCGCACACCTGCACAAGCGGGGCCTTCGGGCTCTTCTCGACCGGGGTCGGCAATACCGACGCCGCCCTCATCATGGGCACCGGCAAGATCTGGGTCAAGGTGCCGGAAACGATGCGCTTCGTCTTTCATGGCGAGCTGCCGCCCTACCTGATGGCCAAGGACCTGATCCTGGCCGTGATCGGGGAGATCGGCACCGACGGCGGCACCTATCGCACGCTGGAGTTCGACGGCGAAGCCGTGTACGACCTGTCCATGCAGGAGCGCATGACGCTCACCAACATGGCCATCGAGGCCGGCGGCAAGAACGGCATCATTGCACCGGACCAGGTCACCTTCGATTTCGTGCGTGCCCGCACGGACGCCGCCTTTGAGGCGGTCTACGGAGATGCCGATGCGCGATTCCACTCCGAGTACGTGTTCGACGTCTCGGAAATGGTGCCGGTCGTGGCAAAGCCGCACAGTCCCGACAACAAGGCCCCCGTGACGGAAGTCACCGGTACTGTGCTGAACAAATGCTACATCGGCTCCTGCACCGGCGGCAAACTGGAAGACTTTGAGGCCGCCGCACGCATCCTGAAAGGACACGAGGTGAAGGTGGCCACGTACGTGGTGCCCGCATCGACCGAGGTCGAGCGCCGCATGAAGGAAGTGACGTTTGAGGGGGAGACTCTCTGGGACATCTTTGTCGCGTCCGGGTGCCTCATGGGGCACGCAAGCTGCGGCGCCTGCCTGGGCGGTCCCATCGACACGTTTGGGCGCGCCACCGGCACTGAAGTCGTCATCTCGACGACAAACCGCAATTTCCCCGGCCGCATGGGCTCCAAGCAGTCCGCCGTGTACCTGGCATCACCCCTGACGGTGGCCGCATCGGCGCTGAATGGCGTCATCACGGATCCCCGCGAGGTGCTTGTATGAAAGACGTCATTCGCGGGAAGGCCTGGGTAGTCGGCGACGCCATCGACACGGACCAGATCATCCCGGCTGCCCATCTGGTCTATTCCATGACGGTGCCGGAAGAGCGAAGGTTGTATGGCCGGTTCGCGCTCAGCGGTGTACCGGCCGAGAAACAGGGCCTGCCCTTCGGCAAACGGCCGTTCACCGAGCCGGAGAGGTTCGAGAGCGACTACAAAGTCATCATTGCCGGAAGCAATTTTGGATGCGGGTCCAGCCGCGAACACGCGCCGTTTGCCATCGCCGAGGCCGGCTGTGAGGCGGTCGTCGCCGAGAGTTACGCGCGCATTTTCTACCGCAATTCCGTGGACGGCGGATTCCTGGTGCCATTCGATACCCGCGAGCGCCTGATTGAGCGCATCCGTACGGGCGATGAGGTCGAGATCGACACGACCGGCGGCACGCTGCACAACCACACCACCGGCGAGGACTTTCTGCTCAATCCCCTCGGGGACGTCGCAGACATCCTGCGCGCCGGCAACGTGTTCGAATACGCCCGTCAGCAGGGCCTGATTACCACCTGATTCCGGAGGCGGGCGCGCGTGAGGTGCATCCCGCCGGAGGGATCGCCTGACCCCCGATACCATGACCTCCGTAGAAATCTTCGACACCACCCTGCGTGATGGCACGCAGGGCGAGCACGTTTCCCTGTCGGCCGCGGACAAGATCCGCATCGCACGCCGCCTGGATGCCGCTGGTATCGACATTATCGAGGGAGGGTGGCCCGGCTCGAATCCCAAGGACATGGAGTTCTTTCGCCGCGCCCGAGACGAGGCATGGTCCCACGCGCGCATCTGCGCGTTCGGCTCCACGCGGCGGGCGCAGTTCGCGCCGGAGGATGATCCCAACCTGCAGGCAATGCTGGCCGCGGACACGAGCGTCGTCTCGTTGTTCGGCAAGAGTTGGAGGCTGCATGCGACGGTGGCGCTCGGTGTCTCCCTCGAGGAGAACCTGGAACTGATTCGTTCATCGGTCGCCTACCTGAAGGCCTGTGGCCGTCATGTGATTTACGATGCCGAGCACTTCTTCGATGGCCACGCCGACGACCCGGCCTACGCGCTGGAGACCCTGGCGGCGGCCGCGGAAGCCGGTGCCGACGTCCTGGTGCTGTGCGACACCAATGGCGGCACGCTGCCGACAACCGTGCAGCAGGTGGTGACGACGGTGGCGGGGCAGTTCAGTCAGCCCATCGGAATACACTCCCACAATGACGGTGCCTGCGCCGCGGCGAACGCCATTGTCGCCGTGCAGGCCGGGGCGCGCCACGTGCAGGGCACGATCAACGGCATCGGCGAACGCTGCGGCAATGCCGACCTGTGTTCGGTCATACCGGGTCTGCAGCTCAAGCTGGGATACGACTGTCTTCCGGGCGATGCGCTGGGTGCCCTCACGGAGCTCTCCCATTTCGTGGACGACGTGGCGAACCTCGATCCAGTCGACCGCTCTCCCTATGTGGGTCGGAGTGCGTTCGCGCACAAGGGTGGCATCCATGTGTCCGCTGTGATGAAGGACCCCCGGGCCTACGAGCACATCGAACCCGAGCACGTAGGCAACCGACGCCGCGTGCTGGTCTCGGACCTCTCGGGCCAGAGTAATGTGCGGTACAAGGCCGCCGAGTTCGGCATCGAACTGGATGACTCCACGACGGCCAGGAAGGCGGTTGCGCGCATCAAGGATCTCGAGAACCTCGGTTATGCCTTTGAGGGCGCCGAGGCGTCGTTCGAGCTCCTGCTTCGTGCGGCGCGCGGGGAGACCACGGACTTCTTCCGTCTTGAGAGGGTGCGTGTCCGAACGGAGATGGGGGGTGGTCCGGAGCATTCCGAAGCCTCCGCGGTCGTGGCCGTGGGCAATCAGCGCGAACACGTTGTGGCAGAGGGTCACGGACCTGTAGACGCCATGTCCAGAGCACTGCGCAAGGCACTCATGGGCCTCTATCCGGGCCTGGCCACGGTGCGGCTGTCGGACTACAAGGTTCGGGTGCTTACGCCGGAGGACGGCACGGCGGCCTCGGTTCGGGTGCTGGTCGAACACTCCGACGGGACCTCGTCCTGGAATACCGTCGGCGTGTCGGAGAACATCATCGAAGCCAGTTGGCAGGCGCTCGCGGACGGCATGACGTATTCGCTGCTGCGCAGCGGGGTGGCGGTGCCGATCGGCGCGACTGGGGCGACAGCCTGAGTCAGGCTAAAGCGCCTAACTAAGTGTGGTACTTCGCAAGCGGCGATGCTTGAAACCGCTTCCAGAAACGAACCCCATCCTTCGTTATTGAATAAAAGCGCTTTCAAGGCCTAAATAGTTGCGAAAGCAACAGGGCGAGGGTATTGATGCAGGCTCCCAAGCTCCCCGTTCTCCCATGGTGCCTGCGTTTCCCGACCTGTATCAGCCCGAATTCGAACACGACGCGTGTGGCGTCGGCATGGTCTGTCGCATCGACGGCTCGCCGAGTCACGACGTCATCGACAAGGGGCTGAAGATTCTGGTGCGTCTCGAGCACCGGGGCGCCGTCGGGGCGGATCCGGCCACCGGAGACGGGTCGGGGATCATGCTGCAGATCCCGCACGCCTTCCTGATCAAGGAGGCGCGTGCCCTGGGCATTCAGCTGCCTGACCCCGGGGCGTACGCTGTGGGCACGGTGTTCGTCCCGCGGGACCGCGACACGACTCGGAGAGACCTCAGGCGGGCCGCCGAAAGGGCGGGTCTCAAGGTCCTCGGATGGAGGCAGGTACCTGTGCACACGGAGGGACTTGGCAGGGCATCCCTGGAAAGCCGCCCGGACATCTGGCAGGTCTTCCTGGCCCGACCGGAGCACTGCGACGATGACCTGGCCTTCGCGCGTGCCCTCTTCGTTGCAAGGCGGCTTGCCGAGTCCGAGGGCAATCTGTACTTCTGCGGCCTGTCGGCCACGACCATTGTCTACAAGGGTCAGCTGACCGAGGCGCAGTTGCGGGACTTCTACCCGGACCTTCAGGATCCGTCGATGGCGTCTGCGATGGCCCTTGTGCATTCGCGCTTCTCGACCAACACGTTTCCTCGCTGGCCGCTGGCCCAGCCCTTCCGGTTTCTGGCCCACAACGGGGAAATCAATACGCTGCGCGGCAACGCGAACTGGATGAAAGCCCGCGAGGCGCTGTTCCAGACCGAGGTCTTCGGCGAGCACACCGGTGTATTGCACCAAATTCTGGACCGGTCGGGGTCCGACTCCCTTCAGCTGGATCAGGCGCTGGAGCTCATGCTTCTCACCGGACGAAGCCTGCCGCAATCGGTCATGACGCTGCTACCCGAAGCCTGGGAGCACAACGATGGCATGGAGGCCGGCCGGCGGGCGTTCTATGAGTACACGGCG
This window encodes:
- the ilvB gene encoding biosynthetic-type acetolactate synthase large subunit, translating into MTTATHFPLQTDSEPAHESQLMSGAEILIKSLEAEGVEYVFGHPGGAVIKIYDEMHRLQPSFKHVLVRHEQGGTHAAEGYAKATGKVGTVLVTSGPGATNCVTGIADAFMDSVPIVVFTGQVPTHLIGNDAFQECDTIGVTRSITKHSFLVRDVANLAATVRAAYHIARTGRPGPVVVDLPKDVLLAEAPFHYPDEVTLPGYSYVTRGNADQIRKAAGMIMTAQKPLFYVGGGTISSGATELLTRIARKTRIPVTTTLHGLGAFPENDPLSVGMLGMHGTWYANQAVQNSDLLIAVGARFDDRVTGKLEAWAPHARIIHIDIDPACISKNVPVDCPILGDVKAVLEEMEPQLVEKDTEDWLARIDGWRKECPMDFVPDGKLRPQQIIQALREKTGGDAVVVTDVGQNQMWAAQFFTYARTRSHITSGGLGTMGFSLPAAMGAAFGLKDTGVPVISINGDGGFLMNSQELGVCAAHGLPVKIVVLNNSFLGMVRQWQELFHDERYSHTDLTPTNPDFVALAKAYGCEGLRCESPDDVQATIDAAWEITDRPVLMEFAVVTEEMVFPMVPAGAATDDMITQRFNPELSA
- the ilvN gene encoding acetolactate synthase small subunit, with amino-acid sequence MPEASTLTPQQIIRRKAAGEPVRPDDEPTVHRHVITVLLENSIGALNRVTNMFSARGFNLESVSVGETDRPNISRLTLVTTGNDRIIGQVLQQLNNLVDTLRVDDVTGQDYVERELCLIKVAYTVDSRPALMDIVGIFRGNVINITPDTMTFEVTGPTSKVNAFIGMMKPHGISEIARSGRVAMRRQLAFED
- the ilvC gene encoding ketol-acid reductoisomerase codes for the protein MNVHYEADKALIRNRRVAVIGYGSQGHAHALNLHESGINVCVGLRPGSASAEAAGAKGLPVLAVEDAARWADVVMILIPDQHQKAVYEADIQEHIAPGKALAFGHGFNVHYGQITPPEGVDVFMVAPKSPGHLVRRTYTEGNGVPCLVAVAQDASGQALDLALSYADAIGGTRAGVIETNFKDETETDLFGEQAVLCGGAAELIKAGFETLTEAGYPAELAYFECLHELKLIVDLFYEGGLEYMNYSVSDTAEYGGYSRGPRVVTPEVKEEMKRILGEVQSGAFAREWIQECETGGEQLAAYRAQTDQHSLEVIGRRLRGMMSWLRPNAASDTVDSPVDRQPAEVA
- the leuB gene encoding 3-isopropylmalate dehydrogenase; amino-acid sequence: MGDAYRIALLPGDGIGPEVAGAAVRVLDAVSRRRGFRLLFEEYLIGGAAIDAAGAPLPADTRSGCAGADAVLLGAVGGPRWDRGTGDQRPEAGLLALRKLLGTYANLRPVSVPAALASRSPLRADRVSGADLLIVRELTGGIYFGQPRREGTEEALDTMRYSAPEVQRIARVAGEWARRRRGRVTSVDKANVLASSRLWRSVVMELFETEFPDVQLAHLYVDNAAMQLVRRPTDFDVIVTGNLFGDILSDLAATLPGSLGLLPSASLGDGPGVFEPVHGSAPDIAGNDIANPIGMILSAAMMLEHLGQADAAADIRFGVHAALKTGRMTADLAADDMAIGTGQFTDAVIEHATQVAGTPDPA
- a CDS encoding 2-isopropylmalate synthase, encoding MSDRVIIFDTTLRDGEQAPGASMTIPEKIQIAHQLARLGVDVIEAGFPISSPGQFEAVRRVASEVEGPVICGLARAKEADIEAAGKALESGTRTRIHTFIATSDIHLKSKFADPRYGTTLDQKRATILKMAAEAVSHARSFTDNVEFSAEDAGRTERAYLYEVIQAAIEAGATTINIPDTTGFCTPAEYASLFREVKEHCSLGDDVILSAHCHDDLGLAVANSLSAVLAGARQIECTINGIGERAGNAALEEVVMALQVRKDRFGIETGLNPRLLFETSRLVSTFSGFPVQPNKAIVGKNAFSHEAGIHQDGVLKARETYEIMRAEDVGQAVEAIRLGRHSGRHGLFSRLSKLGIQVADKDRDAIYEQFLKLADAKKEIGENDLYHLVHKDKPNANAPHYELEYAAASVATNAAPEAVVRIRHVRTGRVVERGATGDGPIDALYRAIDHAVDESHDLVNYSIRSITEGADALGEVSVLIGIGGPCFNGRASGTDVVLASAQAYINALNSLASFRSEEEAVRFVGDGIMRAFEGGVA
- a CDS encoding 3-isopropylmalate dehydratase large subunit is translated as MAGQTLTQKILAAHAGRERVSPGDNVWVDVDILMTHDVCGPPTIDIFKREFGEHARVWDKDKLVILPDHYIFTEDPHARRNIELLRAFAAEHDLPHYYDVGTARYKGVCHVALAEEGFNRPGNVLFGTDSHTCTSGAFGLFSTGVGNTDAALIMGTGKIWVKVPETMRFVFHGELPPYLMAKDLILAVIGEIGTDGGTYRTLEFDGEAVYDLSMQERMTLTNMAIEAGGKNGIIAPDQVTFDFVRARTDAAFEAVYGDADARFHSEYVFDVSEMVPVVAKPHSPDNKAPVTEVTGTVLNKCYIGSCTGGKLEDFEAAARILKGHEVKVATYVVPASTEVERRMKEVTFEGETLWDIFVASGCLMGHASCGACLGGPIDTFGRATGTEVVISTTNRNFPGRMGSKQSAVYLASPLTVAASALNGVITDPREVLV
- a CDS encoding citramalate synthase, whose protein sequence is MTSVEIFDTTLRDGTQGEHVSLSAADKIRIARRLDAAGIDIIEGGWPGSNPKDMEFFRRARDEAWSHARICAFGSTRRAQFAPEDDPNLQAMLAADTSVVSLFGKSWRLHATVALGVSLEENLELIRSSVAYLKACGRHVIYDAEHFFDGHADDPAYALETLAAAAEAGADVLVLCDTNGGTLPTTVQQVVTTVAGQFSQPIGIHSHNDGACAAANAIVAVQAGARHVQGTINGIGERCGNADLCSVIPGLQLKLGYDCLPGDALGALTELSHFVDDVANLDPVDRSPYVGRSAFAHKGGIHVSAVMKDPRAYEHIEPEHVGNRRRVLVSDLSGQSNVRYKAAEFGIELDDSTTARKAVARIKDLENLGYAFEGAEASFELLLRAARGETTDFFRLERVRVRTEMGGGPEHSEASAVVAVGNQREHVVAEGHGPVDAMSRALRKALMGLYPGLATVRLSDYKVRVLTPEDGTAASVRVLVEHSDGTSSWNTVGVSENIIEASWQALADGMTYSLLRSGVAVPIGATGATA